The Chryseobacterium suipulveris genome window below encodes:
- a CDS encoding CinA family nicotinamide mononucleotide deamidase-related protein, translating into MKAALITIGDEILSGNTIDTNSNFIASELKKIGIPVLQIFTVSDEVDTIVAALKSAFEMADLVITTGGIGPTKDDKTKAAYAQFFNDELVLDEETFEHLKKLLIKRKREHLLEINNNQAVVLSKAKVIQNENGTAPCMMIEENGKIAFCLPGVPYEVKPLIKDRIIPFLARKFSLNHILTRIVSVVDVPESLLSQTIEDWELALPENISLSYLPIGNRIKLRITGSGTDEKELEKEMDLRIEKLKPYISEKVISWDGNDIQEILKEILTEKKLTLSTAESCTGGELARLITSVSGSSTYFLGGIIPYDYHKKVEILGVSEQTIADKTVVSEEVAQEMSLGCQGLFKTDISLSTTGVSGPNSDEFNNEIGTVYYSIRVKDFEKTNRLYLPHFERNDFANFVSQRVLQDLVAILVHH; encoded by the coding sequence ATGAAGGCAGCACTCATCACGATCGGTGACGAAATTTTGTCGGGAAATACCATCGATACCAATTCTAATTTTATTGCATCGGAACTGAAGAAAATCGGAATTCCGGTGTTGCAGATTTTTACGGTTTCTGATGAGGTCGATACGATTGTCGCTGCTTTGAAATCTGCTTTTGAAATGGCGGATTTGGTGATTACTACAGGTGGAATTGGACCTACGAAAGACGACAAAACCAAAGCTGCGTACGCTCAATTTTTCAATGACGAACTGGTTTTGGATGAAGAAACTTTCGAGCATTTGAAAAAACTGCTCATCAAAAGAAAGCGCGAACATCTTTTGGAAATCAATAATAATCAGGCGGTGGTTTTGTCGAAAGCGAAAGTTATCCAAAACGAAAACGGAACCGCTCCCTGCATGATGATCGAAGAAAACGGGAAGATTGCTTTTTGTCTTCCAGGAGTTCCTTACGAAGTGAAACCTTTAATCAAAGACAGAATAATTCCCTTTCTCGCCAGGAAATTTTCGCTCAACCATATTCTAACGAGGATTGTTTCGGTGGTCGATGTTCCCGAAAGCTTATTGTCGCAAACCATCGAAGATTGGGAACTTGCGCTCCCTGAAAATATTTCGCTTTCTTATCTTCCGATTGGGAACCGCATCAAACTGCGAATCACAGGAAGCGGAACTGATGAAAAGGAACTTGAAAAAGAAATGGATTTGCGGATCGAAAAACTCAAACCCTATATTTCGGAAAAAGTGATTTCCTGGGACGGTAACGATATTCAGGAGATTCTGAAAGAAATTTTGACTGAAAAAAAACTCACTCTCTCTACCGCGGAAAGCTGTACCGGCGGAGAATTGGCGCGGTTGATTACTTCGGTTTCGGGAAGTTCAACATATTTTCTGGGTGGAATTATTCCCTATGACTATCACAAAAAAGTAGAAATTCTAGGCGTTTCCGAACAAACGATTGCGGACAAAACAGTTGTCTCCGAAGAAGTTGCGCAGGAAATGAGTTTGGGTTGCCAAGGATTATTCAAAACCGATATTTCGCTTTCCACGACGGGAGTTTCGGGTCCGAATTCTGATGAATTTAATAACGAAATTGGAACGGTTTATTATTCGATTCGAGTGAAAGATTTTGAAAAAACCAACCGACTTTACCTGCCGCATTTCGAGCGCAATGATTTTGCGAATTTCGTTTCACAGCGGGTTTTACAGGATTTGGTAGCAATTTTGGTGCACCATTGA
- a CDS encoding lipocalin family protein: protein MKNFTKIAVPVSLGILGLLIFNSCSVGIPDGAKAVQNFDSKKYLGKWYEIARFDYRFERNMNNVTATYSLKENGNIKVDNKGFDYVKNKWKESIGEAKFVNEPTEARLKVSFFKPIWAGYNVIDIEENYQYALVAGNNLDYLWILSREKTIPESFKQRFLEKAKKLGYKTENLIWVEHAQ, encoded by the coding sequence ATGAAAAATTTTACAAAAATTGCGGTTCCCGTTTCTTTGGGAATTTTAGGTCTGCTCATTTTTAATTCATGTTCGGTGGGAATTCCTGACGGTGCAAAAGCTGTTCAGAATTTCGATTCTAAAAAATATCTTGGGAAATGGTATGAAATTGCGCGTTTTGATTACCGTTTCGAAAGAAATATGAACAACGTCACCGCCACTTATTCTTTGAAAGAAAACGGAAATATCAAAGTCGATAACAAAGGTTTCGATTACGTGAAAAACAAATGGAAAGAAAGCATTGGTGAGGCAAAATTCGTCAATGAACCTACAGAAGCACGTTTGAAGGTTTCTTTTTTCAAACCGATTTGGGCAGGTTACAACGTGATTGATATCGAGGAAAATTACCAATATGCCTTGGTTGCTGGAAATAATCTGGATTATCTGTGGATTCTTTCGCGTGAGAAAACCATTCCTGAAAGTTTTAAACAACGGTTTTTAGAAAAAGCCAAAAAACTCGGCTACAAAACGGAAAACCTGATTTGGGTGGAACACGCTCAATAA
- the pdeM gene encoding ligase-associated DNA damage response endonuclease PdeM translates to MIQTLSKIIQNETLIFTNQKAIFWEREKMLIISDLHVGKSAHFRKYGIAVSSEILLDDLIVLEKLILQFEAEKIMIVGDLFHAGENSDLEIFCEWRNRFSHLKIILVKGNHDRISEKFYHENCIDCVENSIEIPPFTFIHEPENGNEKFTISGHIHPGIVFYGKAKQAVKLSCFAISENQIILPAFSKFTGLDTKTLKDNFKYIAFTKGTVFEV, encoded by the coding sequence ATGATTCAAACCCTTTCAAAAATTATCCAGAATGAAACCTTGATTTTCACCAACCAAAAAGCCATCTTTTGGGAACGTGAAAAAATGTTGATTATCAGTGATTTGCATGTTGGAAAATCGGCGCATTTCCGTAAATATGGAATTGCGGTTTCGTCGGAAATTTTGTTGGATGATTTGATAGTGCTCGAAAAGCTAATCCTTCAGTTTGAAGCTGAAAAAATTATGATTGTCGGCGATTTATTTCACGCCGGAGAAAACAGCGATCTGGAAATTTTCTGCGAATGGCGAAACCGTTTTTCACACTTGAAAATTATTTTGGTGAAAGGAAATCACGACCGAATTTCTGAAAAATTTTATCATGAAAACTGCATTGATTGTGTTGAAAATTCTATCGAAATTCCGCCGTTTACTTTTATTCACGAACCTGAAAATGGCAATGAAAAATTCACGATTTCAGGTCATATTCATCCCGGAATTGTCTTTTACGGAAAAGCGAAACAGGCGGTGAAGTTGTCGTGTTTTGCAATTTCTGAAAATCAGATTATTTTACCTGCGTTCAGCAAATTTACAGGTTTGGACACCAAGACACTTAAAGACAATTTTAAATATATCGCATTTACAAAAGGCACTGTTTTTGAAGTTTAG
- a CDS encoding ligase-associated DNA damage response DEXH box helicase, translated as MPENFQNTEGFKIIQNWLDEKGFAPFGFQQETWEKFGKNYSGMVIAPTGFGKTFSVFLAVIIDFLNHPENYKDGLKLLWITPLRALAKDIAKAMTEAIDEIGLDWKVAVRNGDTPQSERVSQTKKMPEILIITPESLQLLLAQKNNQRFFKNLKCVAVDEWHELLGSKRGVLVELALSQILAYQKNVKIWGITATIGNLDEAMEVLIPYKIRKTKVVAKEKKKIDILPVFPDEVEILPWAGHLGAKLVDKVVPIILESKTTLVFTNTRSQAEMWYQMLLKEHPDFAGQIAIHHSSIDRELRIWIEENLSSGYLKAAISTSSLDLGVDFKPVDTVIQIGSSKGVARFLQRAGRSGHSPFETSKIYFVPTHSLELIEVSALKEAIKQKVIEPRIPQVMTFDVLVQFLMTLAVGDGFEEKKLFNQIKNTFAFREISEEEWASLLQFITVGGGALKNYQEYHKVVIEDGIYKVINRRIAMLHRMNIGVIVSDSMLKVKFVGGGYIGMIEEYFISRLKPDDRFILAGRVLEISHIKEMTVYVRNSKGKAQIPSYLGGRLPLTSYLSQFLRMKLSDSLQAKSSEKELKFLHPLLADQEENSHIPKDDEFLVEMIETRDGHHLFIYPFEGRLIHEVMSALIAFRISKITPISFSMAMNDYGFELLSSQEIPINEENLKKILSKENLIQDVLSSVNATEMARRKFRDIAVISGMVVQNYPGIQKNNKSLQASSGLIFNVLEDYNPENLLLKQAYTEVFNQQIDEHRLMEAFKRIENSKIILKFANAFTPLSFPIKVDSLRQSLSSEDLDAKILRMQKESMKRRS; from the coding sequence ATGCCCGAAAATTTCCAAAATACCGAAGGTTTCAAAATCATCCAAAATTGGCTGGATGAAAAAGGTTTTGCGCCTTTCGGTTTTCAGCAGGAAACCTGGGAAAAATTTGGAAAAAATTACAGCGGAATGGTCATTGCTCCAACTGGTTTTGGGAAAACTTTTTCTGTGTTTTTGGCAGTGATTATTGACTTTCTGAACCATCCCGAAAATTATAAGGACGGCTTAAAATTATTGTGGATCACGCCGCTTCGAGCTTTGGCAAAAGATATTGCAAAGGCAATGACAGAAGCGATCGACGAAATTGGTCTCGACTGGAAAGTTGCCGTAAGAAACGGAGACACGCCACAATCTGAACGGGTTTCGCAGACCAAGAAAATGCCCGAAATTCTCATCATCACTCCCGAAAGTTTGCAGCTGCTTTTGGCTCAAAAAAATAATCAGAGGTTTTTTAAAAATCTAAAATGTGTCGCAGTTGATGAGTGGCACGAACTTCTCGGCTCGAAACGCGGCGTTTTGGTGGAACTCGCTTTGTCGCAGATTTTGGCATATCAGAAAAATGTGAAAATTTGGGGAATCACTGCAACCATCGGCAATCTCGATGAGGCGATGGAAGTTTTAATTCCGTATAAAATCAGAAAAACAAAAGTAGTCGCGAAAGAAAAAAAGAAAATCGACATTCTGCCGGTTTTTCCCGACGAAGTTGAAATTCTTCCGTGGGCAGGACATTTAGGCGCGAAACTCGTCGATAAAGTCGTACCGATTATTTTGGAAAGCAAGACGACTTTGGTTTTTACCAATACGCGAAGTCAGGCGGAAATGTGGTACCAAATGCTGTTGAAAGAACATCCCGACTTTGCCGGACAAATCGCGATTCATCACAGTTCTATCGACCGCGAACTCAGGATTTGGATCGAGGAAAATTTGAGTTCCGGCTATTTAAAAGCCGCGATTTCTACCTCCTCTTTGGATTTGGGTGTGGATTTTAAACCTGTTGATACCGTAATTCAAATCGGTTCGAGTAAAGGTGTTGCGCGATTTTTGCAACGTGCCGGAAGAAGCGGTCATTCACCTTTTGAAACTTCAAAAATTTATTTTGTTCCTACCCATTCTCTTGAATTAATCGAGGTTTCGGCGTTGAAGGAAGCCATCAAACAGAAAGTAATCGAGCCCCGAATTCCGCAGGTGATGACGTTTGATGTGCTTGTTCAGTTTCTGATGACTTTGGCGGTTGGAGACGGTTTTGAGGAAAAAAAGCTTTTTAATCAAATCAAAAATACTTTTGCGTTTCGGGAAATTTCTGAGGAAGAATGGGCAAGTTTGCTCCAATTCATCACCGTTGGTGGCGGTGCTTTGAAAAATTATCAGGAATACCATAAAGTGGTCATCGAAGACGGAATCTATAAAGTTATCAACCGCAGAATTGCGATGCTTCACCGAATGAATATTGGTGTAATTGTCAGTGATTCAATGCTTAAGGTAAAATTTGTCGGCGGTGGTTATATCGGGATGATTGAGGAATATTTTATTTCACGACTAAAACCCGACGATAGATTTATTTTGGCAGGTCGCGTTTTGGAGATTTCGCACATCAAGGAAATGACGGTTTATGTAAGAAATTCAAAAGGTAAGGCGCAGATTCCGAGTTATTTAGGTGGAAGATTGCCGTTGACTTCTTATTTGAGTCAGTTTTTAAGGATGAAACTTTCGGATTCTTTACAGGCGAAATCTTCAGAAAAAGAACTGAAATTTCTGCATCCGCTTTTGGCAGATCAGGAAGAAAATTCGCACATTCCGAAAGATGATGAATTTTTGGTTGAAATGATTGAAACCCGCGATGGACACCATCTTTTCATCTATCCGTTTGAAGGCAGACTGATTCATGAAGTGATGTCGGCTTTGATTGCTTTCAGGATTTCGAAGATCACTCCGATTTCGTTTTCTATGGCGATGAACGATTACGGTTTTGAACTGTTGAGTTCGCAGGAAATCCCAATTAATGAAGAGAATTTAAAGAAAATTTTATCCAAAGAAAATTTAATTCAGGATGTCTTGAGCAGCGTAAACGCGACGGAAATGGCAAGAAGAAAATTCCGCGATATCGCCGTGATTTCGGGAATGGTGGTTCAGAATTATCCCGGAATTCAGAAAAACAATAAAAGTTTGCAGGCAAGTTCGGGTTTAATTTTCAATGTGCTGGAAGATTACAATCCCGAAAATTTATTGCTGAAGCAAGCCTATACCGAAGTTTTCAACCAACAAATCGACGAACACCGTTTGATGGAAGCATTCAAAAGAATCGAGAATTCCAAAATTATTCTGAAATTTGCGAACGCTTTTACGCCGTTAAGTTTTCCCATAAAAGTGGACAGTTTGCGCCAAAGTTTGTCAAGTGAAGATTTGGATGCGAAAATTTTGCGAATGCAGAAGGAATCGATGAAACGCCGGTCGTAG